The proteins below are encoded in one region of Acetoanaerobium noterae:
- a CDS encoding O-acetylhomoserine aminocarboxypropyltransferase/cysteine synthase family protein — MKNYSVETQCVQAGYEPKSGEPRVAPIVQSTTYKYDDADQVAALFDLSAVGHMYSRISNPTVEVLEKKLAVLEGGVGALGVASGQSANFFAIFTLCSAGDNFICLSNLYGGTHTLFTSTLKRMGIEATILPCTIEPKEIAKHVNSKTKLLFAETLGNPGVEVLDIEAFAKAAHDNKLAFVVDNTFATPYLCRPIEHGADIVTHSATKYLDGHATSLGGVIVDSGNFDWNNGNFDCLTQPDPAYHGLSYTEAFGNQAFIVKARASLLRDLGSTMSPNNAFLINLGTETLALRMQRHSDNALEVAKFLQSLDEVAWVNYPKLEGSKDYKLAEKYLPKGASGVISFGVKGGVDKAKLFINSVKLASLVVHVGDLRTHVLHPASMTHRQLSEEQQIKAGIAPEMIRLSVGIENPKDICDDLYQALKA; from the coding sequence ATGAAGAATTACAGTGTAGAAACTCAGTGTGTACAGGCAGGCTATGAACCAAAAAGTGGAGAGCCAAGAGTAGCTCCTATAGTGCAGTCAACTACTTACAAGTACGATGATGCAGATCAGGTTGCAGCTTTATTTGATTTATCAGCAGTAGGACATATGTATTCCAGAATCAGTAATCCAACTGTAGAGGTTTTGGAAAAAAAGCTGGCTGTTTTAGAAGGTGGAGTAGGAGCTCTTGGGGTTGCTTCAGGTCAATCAGCAAATTTCTTTGCTATTTTTACTTTGTGTAGCGCTGGGGATAATTTTATCTGCCTTTCAAATCTATACGGTGGAACCCATACGTTGTTTACTTCTACTTTAAAGCGTATGGGGATTGAGGCAACTATACTTCCATGCACAATAGAGCCTAAAGAGATTGCAAAACATGTAAATTCTAAAACAAAGCTGCTATTTGCAGAAACGTTAGGAAATCCTGGTGTAGAGGTACTTGATATAGAGGCTTTTGCAAAAGCCGCACATGATAATAAATTGGCATTTGTTGTGGACAATACCTTTGCTACACCTTATTTATGCAGACCGATAGAGCATGGAGCTGATATAGTTACTCATTCTGCTACAAAGTATCTAGATGGTCATGCAACTAGTCTAGGTGGCGTGATAGTAGACAGCGGTAATTTTGATTGGAACAATGGGAACTTTGATTGCCTTACTCAGCCAGACCCGGCATATCATGGGCTTAGCTATACAGAGGCTTTTGGAAACCAAGCCTTCATAGTAAAGGCAAGAGCATCGCTTCTTAGAGATTTAGGCTCTACGATGAGTCCCAATAATGCATTTTTAATTAATTTAGGAACAGAAACCTTGGCTCTTAGAATGCAAAGACACAGTGACAATGCTCTAGAGGTTGCGAAGTTTCTTCAAAGCCTAGATGAGGTTGCATGGGTCAACTATCCAAAGCTAGAAGGTTCCAAAGACTACAAGCTTGCTGAAAAATATCTTCCTAAAGGCGCTTCTGGAGTTATATCATTTGGAGTGAAGGGCGGAGTAGACAAAGCCAAGCTATTTATAAATTCTGTCAAGCTAGCGAGCCTTGTAGTTCATGTAGGAGATTTAAGAACACATGTGCTTCATCCAGCTAGTATGACGCATAGACAGTTAAGTGAAGAGCAGCAGATCAAAGCTGGGATTGCTCCTGAGATGATCAGGCTATCTGTAGGAATCGAAAATCCAAAGGATATCTGCGATGATTTATACCAAGCACTAAAAGCGTAG